Part of the Penicillium digitatum chromosome 4, complete sequence genome is shown below.
TTCGACGACCACCCTGCGATTGATCCTTCTCCGACGCAcagcgaggatgaggatgaaggCTGGGCTAATCCCAACCACGCATCCGATGAAGACAGCGATGATTCCAACGAAGACGGCTCCGGGGCAGCTGACACAGAGCTCATTTCCAGTGACCTGGATGACTACGACACCGAACCCGACGAAGAACAGAGTGCCTCACGGATTCGGTACCGGCTACAGGAGATTTTATTTTACGATGAAAAAGTATCCATTTTCAAGGCGCGTCACGGTGTTTTGTGATCTTATCTTGGCTTGCATTCTGTACGCACATCTGCCATTTGTGGTGTTTAAGGGAGAACAAAGAGGTTACAGGAGATACCATGGCTGTTAAGTTTAGCACTAAGGTTAATTTGGCCAACCTTTGAAAtgtcactttttttttgagtaTAAGCTTATGTTGCATGGGCCACTCCAAGTGGGTCACAGTTGAAAACACTAACCCCATCTCTAAACTCGATCTCTGTCGGGACTCGCCGTGGTTGATGGAATCCATACCGTTCAAATCAATTTTCGAAACCGTTGATGCTCAACAAAGTTGAGAGCATCTCTTCAATATCACTTGAAGAAATTAATCATCAGGAAACAGTTTTGCGAGATGGGATTCTCTATGTTTTGGTGTACAAAAAGGCTTTAGCTTGTGAACTAGGACAAAAGTAATTTTACTCTCTTTGCATAGAGACTGATATGTTAAAGTTGCATAGACAATCTCCTAGAATGTCGCAGTACACACAACATGTACTATGTCAAAATTCAGGGTTGTTGCTATTAAGATTATGCTTTCACGGATCTAGTCGGACCAAGTTGGTACCGAGTGGGGGATCGATTATCTGTTCTTCACGCGTGCAAGTTATGTTGTCGTAGAATTTCTTCGTTAATGCCAAGTAAGGCCAGCTAATGAGTCTGTAAGGGTGTGCGCTAGTGTTTAATGCTTATTTTCATGGCAAGAAAGATTAGTTCAGGCAAACTCGTGATGTGCATTCTCATACTGGGCACGAATCAGTTCGGCCATGATAACACGCCTCTTcatcttttcttctttgctAGCCTTGTCTTTGAATACACGATCCATCTGCTCGAGAGTTCGACCTCTGGTTTCTGGTACAAAGAAGTAGGTCCACACTCCGGCGAGCAAGCAAAAGATGGCGAAAAAGACGTAGGCACCGTATCCGGTGCCTTGGACGAGAGGCGGGGTGATGAGACCCTACAAAAATAAGCAGCATACTTTACACACCGAGTGACCAGATAATGGTAACGAGAAACTTACAACGACGAAGTTGTTGAGCCAGTTGGAGCAAGTTGAAAGAGCAACACCCTTGGCGCGAAGGGAAGAAGGGAAGATTTCTGGCCATGTCAGATTAGGCATTAACAGGAGAAAAGGAGAAAGTTAAATACTGGAAGGCATCACCCACGGGATAGGACCCCAGGTAGCCCCAAAGGCAAGCATGTAGAACAGTAGGAAGGCCACACTTGTCCAACCTTCTGCTTTGTGGGATGGCCAATCCACGGAGTAGATCCCGAACAAAGCAGCAATAATGATGTGAGAGATAGCCATGAGAGCTGCACCACTTAGGAGCAACTTGCGGCGACCAACAACATCCATGGTCCAGATGCTGCTGGTGACACCCACCAACTGCACAACGTTAAGAACGCCGGACATGATAAGTTGCATGCTTGTGTCAAGACCCATCGTCGCAAAGATGGTTGGAGAGTAGTAAATGAGAGCGTTGATACCGATGAACTATCCTTATGATCAGTATGGCTCACTTTTCTCTACACACAAAGAACTCTCACCTGTTGGAAGAATCCCAGTCCAATGCCAATGTGAGTACGGCGCCAGCAGCCCTTCCTGAAGCAATCGGTCCACGACGAAAGCTCTTGCAGAATGGAGTTCTTTCTACCGCTATCTTGCAGATCTGGATGGTTTTCTCTGTTCAATTGCTGGTGGAAGCGCACTTCGGCTTGGATATCCATAAGCTCCTGGCGAACCCGTCTGTCAGATGCTGGCAGCGTACGGAGTCTGCAAAGACTGTCAAGGGCTTCCTCGTCACGGCCCTTTGAAGCCAGCCAACGGGGTGAGAATGGAAGAGCGTAAACTCCAGCAGCGAGTACAAAGCCCGGAATTAACTGGAGCAGGAAAGGGAGGCGCCAGGACCATTCGCCGACCATGTATTGTGTGCCATAGGTCATCCAAAAGGCAATCACAATGCCGAGCACAATGCACCATTCTTCGAGAACCAAGAGGGTTCCCCGGCACTCGGGTGGACCTATTAGGATAGAATTAAAATCAGTATTTAGATCACATGTGTGAGAaaggagggggaaaaaaacccctctACGAATAAGAGGACACACTGATTTCGAAAATATACAATGGTGCAACCATAGACAACATTCCGATTCCGACACCACCAATCAGCCGAGCCACCGTCAACATAGGATAGCCAGAGGCAGCAGTTTGCAGCACAGAGCCAATAGTGAATATAGCAACAGCGACGAGAATTGAATACCGTCGCGAGATCTTGTCGGCAATCCAGCCCTGGTTGAGAGCACCAATCAAAGCTCCCAGCTCAATCATCGCCGTCAACAGTCCTTTCGCAAAGCCTGAGCCCGGATTCCCCTCGTCAATCCGCGGGAATTCCGTCAAGAACTGGTCCATGACTAGAATAACCGATATGACACCTTGGTCATAGCCAAAAAGTAAACCACCCAGTGTTGAGCAGGCGGCACAAAGAACCACAAACGGGTTGGCTACTAGACCTCGCAGACCGGGTGGGCCATAGGGCTCGCGGTCTGAGGCAATGTCGATGGCAGGGTGAGAGAAGCTTTCTACCGCTAGACCCGATGGTTTTTTTATAGCGGGGATGCTATCAGCCATTTTGAATGAAGATTGAAGAAACTCGAAGATTAATTTTCTCGATTGAAGTAGCAGACGCTCTGATATTTAAACCCCTGCCCCGGAAGCCCTCCAATGATTACACCCAGTTTCCCCAGTTACCCTAGGATAGTACACAAGGGTTGTTCCCTCCGTGAATCGGGGCTGATCTGAAGCCAGGGGGGATCCCCGGTCAGAAAAGCCAATGAGGGCAAAGGTATGAGATGCAAGTCGGGGTAGAGGAGGGAGTAGTAAACGATTCAGCCAGCAGGGGTTGAGCAAGATCGACACGATTGCGATTGTGGGGGAAACACAGAGAAGAAACAGAATAGCACGTCCCTTCGTGGCCATTGGTATTCATGGATGTTTCAACTTTCTCTTGGGTACTCGGCCtttgagaaagaaaaggccCAACTATGTTTCTGGTCAGACTGCGCACGTATACTAAGGATGCATACAGGTCATGTCACGGAAGATAGACAGACTTGTGTAGGGGAAAGTAGATCCGTTTTTGAGCCATTTGAGCCATAGACAAGTCCTTTCTATTCATGCCCATAGAGAGACTGTTGAAGTAGTTTTATAGGGATCACTACAGTTAGTTCATCACACGGGATGCTTCAGATGACGAAATTTGCCAACTTCACCGGGCAGTTCGGGCATTTTTGAGCATTTTTGGGCAATTGAAGCCATGCAGTTGGGAAGTCAAGTGACTACAAACCGATTTATCCCAAAGACATACCTGAGCGGTGTCCATTCCGCCTATCTCTCCCCCACGGATTCCAGTTCCTGACCCCACCTCACAACCTGCGACCTTCGGATTTCCCACTTCATTTTGAAAATCATGGCTTCCTTTATGGAGGACCTGTGGTCTAGCATCTTCACCCCAGGACCTACACCAACCCTTCTGCTCGCGACCAACGTCACCTTCGCCGCCCTCCAGCTTCTCTTTTTCGCCCTCCTCTTAGCCACCTATAGCGTTCACTTCGTCGCCCTATCGATCATCAGCGCTGGATTATGGTGGTCTATCAACTGGTTCGCCGTCGAGGTGCGACTTGCCCAGCAGGCGCAGGAGGccgagaaagaaaaaaaagaggacgCGAAGACGCGGAAGAGTCCCGCTGTTGGAGAAAACGCCGATAGCGAAACGGAGACCGAGGCCCTTGATTCCAAGAAGACAGATGAGAAGTCTATTGCTGTCGCGACCGGGAGTGCAACGTCCGGGTTGCTGCCCACAGTGCGCGATCCTAAGAAGCGGCTCAGCATGTGTGGTGAGGGGTCCGGGTATGGAAGCACGGATAGTGAATGGGAAAAGGTTGATGATACTCAGTCATGAGGGATACCTGGCACTTGAGGACACACACACACATTTTGCTTTGAGACCTCCACACCGTCGCCTCGGCGGAACACAGTTGGACACTGCATGCTTGCCAGGTCCCGGACCTCTCAACGAATGAATGTAGGACGCATTTATAGTGATACAGACTCTATGGCGACCTTTGCGTGCCTTGGCTGGAATTTGAgttggattttggatttgcATTCGTATATACGCAATGCCCTCTTGTCTGCCTATTTCGGAGCGATACCCCACAAGATGTAGATGGCGCAATTTACAGCAGCTCGCGCTtggttttgattttgttAGGAACTGAagattcttcttctctctgaatACATCCACTAACACTAACATTCACGTCTATTCCGTCGACCGTACAAAAACCAGAGTAAACTAACCGGGTAGAGTTGAAGCTTCAAAGCATCCACGTGACCTCCATGCAATCCAAACATTGAACTCCTATCGCAACATAACAGAGCCAACCATTGGAGAACGCGACTGAAGCAGCAACcataagagaaaaaaaaaaacgtcaGCGAGCTGCCTCTCACAATGCCCGATGTCCCTTGATCAAAATGCTCTCCACCGTACCCCTCAATGTGGGACGTAGGCGCGTCTGCGTCTCCGTCTTCTCCCCCGCGTCGCTTGAAGCTCATACGCAAAAGTCGACCTCGGGGTCCCAACGCGAACATACACCAGTCGAATCATTTCTAGAATCAGCCGACTCCGCGTCGACTTTTAAAGCAGACTCGCAATCAACCTCATTCGCGACGATTGGGGGATCGACGGACGCTGCATCCCCAGAGGACGACACGTTTAACCAGGCACAGCAGACGGCGAAAGAGTTTCTATCAGTGCCTAATCTTGGCTTCGAGTTGCTTTACAACTCTCGGGACACCGATGGAAGTCAGGTGTTGAAAGAATGGAACCGGCTCAGCCCTCCGTCGAGGGAGACGGCCGAGGCGCTGGAGTATCTTATGCGAATCTCTCCATGGTCGTTGTTTGAATGGTATGGGAATGATATTCGGAGGCATTTTTTGGTCAACATTCGGACTGGGCTATTTAAGGTATGGATGCTACACGTCATTTTGAATTTGGTTGGCCTGTCCGTGCTAACGGTCTTGTAGCTGTTGAAGTCCCCCGAAGAAGATGGTCTGCTCCGGACGATCGTGAACTGCTTACAGCTTGCGCGTCGAATTTATCTTGCTCCCGTCGTGCACTACCTACTTCCGTTGATAGCTACTCCACACCAAGGAGGGTTCTTGGCTCAACTACAGCGTACCTTTAATACGGTCGTTCAATACAGTCTACCATGGAAGAAGATTTCACCGCTTCTCGCCAGAGAGCTTACGAAAGATGCTGTGATCATTTTAGGCATTGATACCCTGGACGAA
Proteins encoded:
- a CDS encoding MFS monosaccharide transporter, putative; this translates as MADSIPAIKKPSGLAVESFSHPAIDIASDREPYGPPGLRGLVANPFVVLCAACSTLGGLLFGYDQGVISVILVMDQFLTEFPRIDEGNPGSGFAKGLLTAMIELGALIGALNQGWIADKISRRYSILVAVAIFTIGSVLQTAASGYPMLTVARLIGGVGIGMLSMVAPLYIFEISPPECRGTLLVLEEWCIVLGIVIAFWMTYGTQYMVGEWSWRLPFLLQLIPGFVLAAGVYALPFSPRWLASKGRDEEALDSLCRLRTLPASDRRVRQELMDIQAEVRFHQQLNRENHPDLQDSGRKNSILQELSSWTDCFRKGCWRRTHIGIGLGFFQQFIGINALIYYSPTIFATMGLDTSMQLIMSGVLNVVQLVGVTSSIWTMDVVGRRKLLLSGAALMAISHIIIAALFGIYSVDWPSHKAEGWTSVAFLLFYMLAFGATWGPIPWVMPSKIFPSSLRAKGVALSTCSNWLNNFVVGLITPPLVQGTGYGAYVFFAIFCLLAGVWTYFFVPETRGRTLEQMDRVFKDKASKEEKMKRRVIMAELIRAQYENAHHEFA
- a CDS encoding ER membrane protein (Pkr1), putative, which encodes MASFMEDLWSSIFTPGPTPTLLLATNVTFAALQLLFFALLLATYSVHFVALSIISAGLWWSINWFAVEVRLAQQAQEAEKEKKEDAKTRKSPAVGENADSETETEALDSKKTDEKSIAVATGSATSGLLPTVRDPKKRLSMCGEGSGYGSTDSEWEKVDDTQS